In a genomic window of Tripterygium wilfordii isolate XIE 37 chromosome 8, ASM1340144v1, whole genome shotgun sequence:
- the LOC120003879 gene encoding protein JOKA2 isoform X1, which produces MEYAMVIKVKYGDTLRRFSVPVNEKKQLDLDMGRLKGKILSLFNFPLDADLILTYIDEDGDVVTLADDNDLCDVMSQRLKFLRIDVQLNDEKSGNSSASSGSATLVGSPQIQKPLPNISVGNEVLKLIPNPLYETLSKLSLDLASKATSSSPVLAELLECFSKMSHGHLNPVSQSGPDTSTEGGSSAGLKAPLVSNDANASKDYGSQEELRKSNLATEQIKKVKIENVARGVGVPNLSEATPVNLNVNPPINAPANDDTGVHKEIDGHLSGESVDFGLSDMAGSTRPASVVRGQNSEFIGNITNGCPFSGMTKNNHAAVPPRVHPRVSPFKRSNNRYDAAVGMFHKGVRCDGCGVHPITGPRFKSNLKEDYDLCSICFSEMGNVSDYIRIDRPQSYRHPQAVQGLHDFHHRVSPHKVRQFLRSVSVKSARPKLDSCFVSDVNVLDGTVMAPSTSFTKIWRMRNCGDSVWPQGSQLVWIGGDRLSMAISVNVEIPADGVPIDGELDIAVDFISPPLPGRYISYWRMATPSGVKFGQRVWVLIQVDAALKDAFCERFQDLNLNVTLQDEVDGYQGLNLNYPPVGGCSKFPEMLDMNVLPVGDDVSSLPSGSAVLEPAKPVAVEQPKEENAESNFPINDALLVGSGASAPPAPLQVPSEVNSHVSSGASAPRAPLQVPSEVNSRVSYPIIDLSETTAAGISYPTPSFSEAPISSEGAKEIDEVEKSLLKELEMMGFKQVELNKVILRRNEYNLEQSLDDLCGDAEWDTILEELQEMGFCNQESNKRLLKKNNGSIKRVVMELLSGEEV; this is translated from the exons GTGAAATATGGAGATACATTGAGGCGTTTCAGTGTTCCTGTTAATGAGAAGAAACAACTTGATCTTGATATGGGCAGATTGAAGGGAAAGATCCTAAGTCTCTTTAATTTCCCCCTTGATGCTGATCTGATCCTGACTTACATAGATGAAGATGGTGATGTGGTAACACTTGCTGATGACAATGATCTGTGTGATGTGATGAGCCAGAGACTGAAATTCTTGAGGATTGATGTGCAGCTGAATGATGAAAAATCTGGTAATTCGAGTGCTTCTAGTGGTTCTGCAACCCTTGTGGGATCTCCACAAATCCAGAAGCCATTACCAAACATTAGTGTTGGTAATGAGGTCTTGAAATTGATCCCGAACCCACTATATGAGACACTTTCAAAGCTCTCTCTTGACTTGGCTTCGAAAGCTACATCTTCTAGCCCAGTTCTCGCTGAGCTTCTTGAGTGTTTTTCAAAGATGAGTCATGGTCACCTTAATCCAGTTTCTCAATCAGGTCCAGATACAAGCACAGAAGGAGGTAGTTCTGCAGGTTTAAAGGCACCACTGGTGTCAAATGATGCAAATGCCTCTAAGGATTATGGTTCACAAGAGGAGTtgagaaagtctaacttggcgACTGAACAAATCAAGAAGGTGAAAATTGAAAATGTGGCTCGAGGTGTGGGTGTACCAAATTTATCTGAAGCCACACCTGTTAATTTGAATGTCAATCCTCCTATTAATGCCCCTGCTAATGATGATACTGGGGTCCATAAGGAGATTGATGGTCATCTCAGTGGAGAATCTGTTGATTTTGGTTTGTCAGATATGGCAGGATCTACGAGGCCCGCTAGTGTGGTTAGGGGTCAAAACTCTGAGTTTATTGGTAATATCACCAATGGATGTCCATTTAGTGGAATGACGAAAAATAATCATGCAGCTGTTCCTCCTCGTGTACATCCTCGAGTTTCTCCTTTTAAGAGGAGCAATAATCGTTATGATGCTGCTGTTGGTATGTTTCATAAGGGTGTCCGTTGTGATGGTTGTGGGGTTCATCCAATTACTGGGCCTCGATTCAAATCTAACTT AAAAGAAGATTATGACCTCTGCAGCATCTGTTTCTCAGAGATGGGCAATGTTTCCGATTACATAAGGATTGACCGGCCTCAGTCTTATCGGCATCCTCAGGCTGTCCAGGGTTTACATGATTTC CATCATAGGGTTTCACCCCATAAAGTTCGGCAGTTCTTAAGAAGTGTTTCGGTGAAGTCGGCTCGGCCTAAGCTAGACAGCTGTTTTGTTTCGGATGTGAATGTGTTGGATGGAACTGTGATGGCCCCTTCTACCTCATTCACAAAGATTTGGCGGATGCGCAACTGCGGTGACTCAGTGTGGCCACAGGGATCGCAACTTGTGTGGATTGGAGGAGATAGACTCAGTATGGCTATTTCTGTCAATGTAGAG ATTCCTGCCGATGGCGTGCCTATAGATGGGGAACTTGACATTGCAGTTGACTTTATTTCACCTCCATTACCCGGTCGATATATCTCATACTGGAGAATGGCAACCCCATCTGGTGTAAAATTTGGGCAACGAGTTTGGGTTCTCATCCAG GTTGATGCGGCGCTGAAGGATGCATTTTGTGAAAGATTTCAAGACTTAAACTTGAATGTTACCCTGCAGGATGAAGTTGATGGATATCAAGGCTTAAACTTGAATTATCCTCCTGTTGGAGGTTGCTCAAAATTCCCTGAAATGTTAGATATGAATGTTCTTCCTGTTGGGGATGATGTCTCTTCTCTTCCTAGTGGTAGTGCCGTCCTGGAACCAGCCAAGCCAGTGGCCGTTGAACAGCCTAAAGAGGAAAATGCGGAGTCCAATTTCCCAATAAATGATGCCTTACTTGTTGGAAGTGGTGCATCTGCCCCCCCTGCTCCTCTACAGGTCCCTTCTGAAGTAAACTCTCATGTGTCAAGTGGTGCATCTGCCCCCCGTGCTCCTCTACAGGTCCCTTCTGAAGTAAACTCTCGTGTGTCATACCCAATTATTGATCTCTCTGAAACCACTGCAGCTGGGATTTCCTATCCAACTCCCTCTTTCTCGGAGGCACCGATTTCATCTGAAGGGGCCAAAGAAATTGACGAGGTTGAGAAGTCGCTCCTCAAGGAACTTGAGATGATGGGTTTCAAGCAGGTTGAGTTGAACAAGGTGATCTTGAGGAGGAATGAATACAATCTGGAGCAGTCGTTGGATGATCTATGTGGTGATGCTGAATGGGATACAATCCTCGAAGAGTTGCAGGAGATG GGATTCTGCAATCAAGAATCTAACAAGCGGCTGCTGAAGAAGAACAACGGCAGTATTAAGCGTGTGGTCATGGAACTCCTCTCTGGGGAGGAAGTTTAG
- the LOC120003879 gene encoding protein JOKA2 isoform X2, translated as MEYAMVIKVKYGDTLRRFSVPVNEKKQLDLDMGRLKGKILSLFNFPLDADLILTYIDEDGDVVTLADDNDLCDVMSQRLKFLRIDVQLNDEKSGNSSASSGSATLVGSPQIQKPLPNISVGNEVLKLIPNPLYETLSKLSLDLASKATSSSPVLAELLECFSKMSHGHLNPVSQSGPDTSTEGGSSAGLKAPLVSNDANASKDYGSQEELRKSNLATEQIKKVKIENVARGVGVPNLSEATPVNLNVNPPINAPANDDTGVHKEIDGHLSGESVDFGLSDMAGSTRPASVVRGQNSEFIGNITNGCPFSGMTKNNHAAVPPRVHPRVSPFKRSNNRYDAAVGMFHKGVRCDGCGVHPITGPRFKSNLKEDYDLCSICFSEMGNVSDYIRIDRPQSYRHPQAVQGLHDFHHRVSPHKVRQFLRSVSVKSARPKLDSCFVSDVNVLDGTVMAPSTSFTKIWRMRNCGDSVWPQGSQLVWIGGDRLSMAISVNIPADGVPIDGELDIAVDFISPPLPGRYISYWRMATPSGVKFGQRVWVLIQVDAALKDAFCERFQDLNLNVTLQDEVDGYQGLNLNYPPVGGCSKFPEMLDMNVLPVGDDVSSLPSGSAVLEPAKPVAVEQPKEENAESNFPINDALLVGSGASAPPAPLQVPSEVNSHVSSGASAPRAPLQVPSEVNSRVSYPIIDLSETTAAGISYPTPSFSEAPISSEGAKEIDEVEKSLLKELEMMGFKQVELNKVILRRNEYNLEQSLDDLCGDAEWDTILEELQEMGFCNQESNKRLLKKNNGSIKRVVMELLSGEEV; from the exons GTGAAATATGGAGATACATTGAGGCGTTTCAGTGTTCCTGTTAATGAGAAGAAACAACTTGATCTTGATATGGGCAGATTGAAGGGAAAGATCCTAAGTCTCTTTAATTTCCCCCTTGATGCTGATCTGATCCTGACTTACATAGATGAAGATGGTGATGTGGTAACACTTGCTGATGACAATGATCTGTGTGATGTGATGAGCCAGAGACTGAAATTCTTGAGGATTGATGTGCAGCTGAATGATGAAAAATCTGGTAATTCGAGTGCTTCTAGTGGTTCTGCAACCCTTGTGGGATCTCCACAAATCCAGAAGCCATTACCAAACATTAGTGTTGGTAATGAGGTCTTGAAATTGATCCCGAACCCACTATATGAGACACTTTCAAAGCTCTCTCTTGACTTGGCTTCGAAAGCTACATCTTCTAGCCCAGTTCTCGCTGAGCTTCTTGAGTGTTTTTCAAAGATGAGTCATGGTCACCTTAATCCAGTTTCTCAATCAGGTCCAGATACAAGCACAGAAGGAGGTAGTTCTGCAGGTTTAAAGGCACCACTGGTGTCAAATGATGCAAATGCCTCTAAGGATTATGGTTCACAAGAGGAGTtgagaaagtctaacttggcgACTGAACAAATCAAGAAGGTGAAAATTGAAAATGTGGCTCGAGGTGTGGGTGTACCAAATTTATCTGAAGCCACACCTGTTAATTTGAATGTCAATCCTCCTATTAATGCCCCTGCTAATGATGATACTGGGGTCCATAAGGAGATTGATGGTCATCTCAGTGGAGAATCTGTTGATTTTGGTTTGTCAGATATGGCAGGATCTACGAGGCCCGCTAGTGTGGTTAGGGGTCAAAACTCTGAGTTTATTGGTAATATCACCAATGGATGTCCATTTAGTGGAATGACGAAAAATAATCATGCAGCTGTTCCTCCTCGTGTACATCCTCGAGTTTCTCCTTTTAAGAGGAGCAATAATCGTTATGATGCTGCTGTTGGTATGTTTCATAAGGGTGTCCGTTGTGATGGTTGTGGGGTTCATCCAATTACTGGGCCTCGATTCAAATCTAACTT AAAAGAAGATTATGACCTCTGCAGCATCTGTTTCTCAGAGATGGGCAATGTTTCCGATTACATAAGGATTGACCGGCCTCAGTCTTATCGGCATCCTCAGGCTGTCCAGGGTTTACATGATTTC CATCATAGGGTTTCACCCCATAAAGTTCGGCAGTTCTTAAGAAGTGTTTCGGTGAAGTCGGCTCGGCCTAAGCTAGACAGCTGTTTTGTTTCGGATGTGAATGTGTTGGATGGAACTGTGATGGCCCCTTCTACCTCATTCACAAAGATTTGGCGGATGCGCAACTGCGGTGACTCAGTGTGGCCACAGGGATCGCAACTTGTGTGGATTGGAGGAGATAGACTCAGTATGGCTATTTCTGTCAAT ATTCCTGCCGATGGCGTGCCTATAGATGGGGAACTTGACATTGCAGTTGACTTTATTTCACCTCCATTACCCGGTCGATATATCTCATACTGGAGAATGGCAACCCCATCTGGTGTAAAATTTGGGCAACGAGTTTGGGTTCTCATCCAG GTTGATGCGGCGCTGAAGGATGCATTTTGTGAAAGATTTCAAGACTTAAACTTGAATGTTACCCTGCAGGATGAAGTTGATGGATATCAAGGCTTAAACTTGAATTATCCTCCTGTTGGAGGTTGCTCAAAATTCCCTGAAATGTTAGATATGAATGTTCTTCCTGTTGGGGATGATGTCTCTTCTCTTCCTAGTGGTAGTGCCGTCCTGGAACCAGCCAAGCCAGTGGCCGTTGAACAGCCTAAAGAGGAAAATGCGGAGTCCAATTTCCCAATAAATGATGCCTTACTTGTTGGAAGTGGTGCATCTGCCCCCCCTGCTCCTCTACAGGTCCCTTCTGAAGTAAACTCTCATGTGTCAAGTGGTGCATCTGCCCCCCGTGCTCCTCTACAGGTCCCTTCTGAAGTAAACTCTCGTGTGTCATACCCAATTATTGATCTCTCTGAAACCACTGCAGCTGGGATTTCCTATCCAACTCCCTCTTTCTCGGAGGCACCGATTTCATCTGAAGGGGCCAAAGAAATTGACGAGGTTGAGAAGTCGCTCCTCAAGGAACTTGAGATGATGGGTTTCAAGCAGGTTGAGTTGAACAAGGTGATCTTGAGGAGGAATGAATACAATCTGGAGCAGTCGTTGGATGATCTATGTGGTGATGCTGAATGGGATACAATCCTCGAAGAGTTGCAGGAGATG GGATTCTGCAATCAAGAATCTAACAAGCGGCTGCTGAAGAAGAACAACGGCAGTATTAAGCGTGTGGTCATGGAACTCCTCTCTGGGGAGGAAGTTTAG
- the LOC120003879 gene encoding protein JOKA2 isoform X3: MEYAMVIKVKYGDTLRRFSVPVNEKKQLDLDMGRLKGKILSLFNFPLDADLILTYIDEDGDVVTLADDNDLCDVMSQRLKFLRIDVQLNDEKSGNSSASSGSATLVGSPQIQKPLPNISVGNEVLKLIPNPLYETLSKLSLDLASKATSSSPVLAELLECFSKMSHGHLNPVSQSGPDTSTEGGSSAGLKAPLVSNDANASKDYGSQEELRKSNLATEQIKKVKIENVARGVGVPNLSEATPVNLNVNPPINAPANDDTGVHKEIDGHLSGESVDFGLSDMAGSTRPASVVRGQNSEFIGNITNGCPFSGMTKNNHAAVPPRVHPRVSPFKRSNNRYDAAVGMFHKGVRCDGCGVHPITGPRFKSNLKEDYDLCSICFSEMGNVSDYIRIDRPQSYRHPQAVQGLHDFHHRVSPHKVRQFLRSVSVKSARPKLDSCFVSDVNVLDGTVMAPSTSFTKIWRMRNCGDSVWPQGSQLVWIGGDRLSMAISVNVEIPADGVPIDGELDIAVDFISPPLPGRYISYWRMATPSGVKFGQRVWVLIQVDAALKDAFCERFQDLNLNVTLQDEVDGYQGLNLNYPPVGGCSKFPEMLDMNVLPVGDDVSSLPSGSAVLEPAKPVAVEQPKEENAESNFPINDALLVGSGASAPPAPLQVPSEVNSRVSYPIIDLSETTAAGISYPTPSFSEAPISSEGAKEIDEVEKSLLKELEMMGFKQVELNKVILRRNEYNLEQSLDDLCGDAEWDTILEELQEMGFCNQESNKRLLKKNNGSIKRVVMELLSGEEV, from the exons GTGAAATATGGAGATACATTGAGGCGTTTCAGTGTTCCTGTTAATGAGAAGAAACAACTTGATCTTGATATGGGCAGATTGAAGGGAAAGATCCTAAGTCTCTTTAATTTCCCCCTTGATGCTGATCTGATCCTGACTTACATAGATGAAGATGGTGATGTGGTAACACTTGCTGATGACAATGATCTGTGTGATGTGATGAGCCAGAGACTGAAATTCTTGAGGATTGATGTGCAGCTGAATGATGAAAAATCTGGTAATTCGAGTGCTTCTAGTGGTTCTGCAACCCTTGTGGGATCTCCACAAATCCAGAAGCCATTACCAAACATTAGTGTTGGTAATGAGGTCTTGAAATTGATCCCGAACCCACTATATGAGACACTTTCAAAGCTCTCTCTTGACTTGGCTTCGAAAGCTACATCTTCTAGCCCAGTTCTCGCTGAGCTTCTTGAGTGTTTTTCAAAGATGAGTCATGGTCACCTTAATCCAGTTTCTCAATCAGGTCCAGATACAAGCACAGAAGGAGGTAGTTCTGCAGGTTTAAAGGCACCACTGGTGTCAAATGATGCAAATGCCTCTAAGGATTATGGTTCACAAGAGGAGTtgagaaagtctaacttggcgACTGAACAAATCAAGAAGGTGAAAATTGAAAATGTGGCTCGAGGTGTGGGTGTACCAAATTTATCTGAAGCCACACCTGTTAATTTGAATGTCAATCCTCCTATTAATGCCCCTGCTAATGATGATACTGGGGTCCATAAGGAGATTGATGGTCATCTCAGTGGAGAATCTGTTGATTTTGGTTTGTCAGATATGGCAGGATCTACGAGGCCCGCTAGTGTGGTTAGGGGTCAAAACTCTGAGTTTATTGGTAATATCACCAATGGATGTCCATTTAGTGGAATGACGAAAAATAATCATGCAGCTGTTCCTCCTCGTGTACATCCTCGAGTTTCTCCTTTTAAGAGGAGCAATAATCGTTATGATGCTGCTGTTGGTATGTTTCATAAGGGTGTCCGTTGTGATGGTTGTGGGGTTCATCCAATTACTGGGCCTCGATTCAAATCTAACTT AAAAGAAGATTATGACCTCTGCAGCATCTGTTTCTCAGAGATGGGCAATGTTTCCGATTACATAAGGATTGACCGGCCTCAGTCTTATCGGCATCCTCAGGCTGTCCAGGGTTTACATGATTTC CATCATAGGGTTTCACCCCATAAAGTTCGGCAGTTCTTAAGAAGTGTTTCGGTGAAGTCGGCTCGGCCTAAGCTAGACAGCTGTTTTGTTTCGGATGTGAATGTGTTGGATGGAACTGTGATGGCCCCTTCTACCTCATTCACAAAGATTTGGCGGATGCGCAACTGCGGTGACTCAGTGTGGCCACAGGGATCGCAACTTGTGTGGATTGGAGGAGATAGACTCAGTATGGCTATTTCTGTCAATGTAGAG ATTCCTGCCGATGGCGTGCCTATAGATGGGGAACTTGACATTGCAGTTGACTTTATTTCACCTCCATTACCCGGTCGATATATCTCATACTGGAGAATGGCAACCCCATCTGGTGTAAAATTTGGGCAACGAGTTTGGGTTCTCATCCAG GTTGATGCGGCGCTGAAGGATGCATTTTGTGAAAGATTTCAAGACTTAAACTTGAATGTTACCCTGCAGGATGAAGTTGATGGATATCAAGGCTTAAACTTGAATTATCCTCCTGTTGGAGGTTGCTCAAAATTCCCTGAAATGTTAGATATGAATGTTCTTCCTGTTGGGGATGATGTCTCTTCTCTTCCTAGTGGTAGTGCCGTCCTGGAACCAGCCAAGCCAGTGGCCGTTGAACAGCCTAAAGAGGAAAATGCGGAGTCCAATTTCCCAATAAATGATGCCTTACTTGTTGGAAGTGGTGCATCTGCCCCCCCTGCTCCTCTACAG GTCCCTTCTGAAGTAAACTCTCGTGTGTCATACCCAATTATTGATCTCTCTGAAACCACTGCAGCTGGGATTTCCTATCCAACTCCCTCTTTCTCGGAGGCACCGATTTCATCTGAAGGGGCCAAAGAAATTGACGAGGTTGAGAAGTCGCTCCTCAAGGAACTTGAGATGATGGGTTTCAAGCAGGTTGAGTTGAACAAGGTGATCTTGAGGAGGAATGAATACAATCTGGAGCAGTCGTTGGATGATCTATGTGGTGATGCTGAATGGGATACAATCCTCGAAGAGTTGCAGGAGATG GGATTCTGCAATCAAGAATCTAACAAGCGGCTGCTGAAGAAGAACAACGGCAGTATTAAGCGTGTGGTCATGGAACTCCTCTCTGGGGAGGAAGTTTAG